A genomic region of Candidatus Bathyarchaeota archaeon contains the following coding sequences:
- a CDS encoding DUF371 domain-containing protein, protein MRVYEFISAYGHKKILATHKSTFEITKEEHLSYRGNCIIAVKADKSVFDLSQNFKELAKSNKALIKVELEVNGLKEIVYGKGNEKLSFLNLKDLVIRKSSYICDRTLMILSNKAAADLSREFVERLKNPNQKVDIILTVEV, encoded by the coding sequence TTGAGGGTTTACGAATTTATTTCAGCTTATGGACATAAAAAAATTCTTGCAACTCATAAATCAACATTTGAAATTACAAAGGAGGAGCATTTAAGTTATAGAGGGAACTGCATTATCGCTGTTAAAGCTGATAAAAGCGTTTTTGATTTATCTCAAAACTTTAAAGAGTTAGCTAAATCAAATAAAGCTTTGATAAAAGTTGAATTAGAAGTTAATGGATTAAAAGAAATAGTTTATGGAAAAGGAAATGAAAAGCTTTCATTTCTTAATTTAAAAGATTTGGTTATTAGAAAAAGCAGTTATATATGTGATAGAACTTTAATGATTCTTTCTAATAAGGCTGCAGCTGATTTATCTAGAGAATTTGTTGAAAGATTAAAAAATCCTAATCAAAAAGTTGATATAATTTTAACAGTTGAAGTTTAA
- a CDS encoding protein-L-isoaspartate O-methyltransferase, protein MVLNKNFLELRRKLVESLKEEGIIKTKEVMEAMLAVPREEFIPEELKDEAYIDCPLPIGYGKTISAPHMVAIMNEALELKPGLKVLEVGAGSGYHAATIAEIIAPKKVDAPKGHVYTIEIIPELAEFAEKNLKKLNYSKYVTVIVGDGSIGYLKEAPYDRILVTAAASKIPEPLIEQLKNGGILVIPVGKSYGFQSLLRVKKGLDGKISIEDLGGCVFVPLLGKYGFHSL, encoded by the coding sequence ATGGTTTTAAATAAAAACTTTTTAGAATTAAGGAGAAAGCTTGTAGAATCTTTAAAAGAAGAGGGAATAATAAAAACTAAAGAAGTAATGGAAGCTATGTTAGCTGTTCCAAGAGAAGAATTTATTCCTGAAGAATTAAAAGATGAAGCTTACATTGATTGCCCTCTACCTATAGGTTATGGAAAAACAATAAGCGCACCACATATGGTGGCTATAATGAATGAAGCTTTAGAGTTAAAACCTGGATTAAAAGTTTTAGAAGTGGGAGCTGGAAGCGGTTATCATGCAGCTACAATAGCTGAAATCATAGCTCCTAAAAAAGTGGATGCTCCAAAAGGGCATGTTTACACAATAGAGATAATCCCAGAATTAGCTGAATTCGCTGAAAAAAACTTGAAAAAACTAAATTATAGTAAATATGTTACGGTTATTGTTGGGGATGGTTCAATAGGATATTTAAAAGAAGCCCCCTACGATAGAATTCTTGTTACAGCAGCTGCTTCAAAAATTCCTGAACCATTAATTGAGCAGCTTAAAAATGGTGGAATTTTAGTTATTCCTGTTGGTAAATCATACGGGTTTCAATCTCTTCTTCGTGTAAAAAAAGGTTTAGATGGAAAAATTTCTATTGAAGATTTAGGAGGATGCGTTTTTGTTCCATTACTCGGAAAATACGGCTTTCACTCACTTTAG
- the fen gene encoding flap endonuclease-1 — protein sequence MGVNLGDLISKKKITFDDLKGKVVAIDAYNALYQFLTIIRGVSGEPLMDTHGRITSHLSGLLYRTSNLVEKGIKPVYVFDGKPPALKEVELKRRLTIKEEAVVKYEEAVKRGDLEEARKYAQMSAKLKDEMVEDAKQLLTLLGIPWVQAPSEGEAQAAFIAAKGDAWCASSQDYDSLLFGAPRLVRNLTISGKRKLPKKNVYIEVELELIELDKILKELELTREQLIDLAILIGTDYNPEGVKGIGPKTALKLIKQYKKLEVIKIEGLPENFLEIRKIFLKPKVEENYSLKWSKPNVDGVIQFLCNERDFSESRVKTALEKMLSGLSQEKRTLESFFG from the coding sequence TTGGGAGTTAACCTAGGAGATTTAATTTCTAAAAAGAAAATAACTTTTGATGATCTTAAAGGTAAGGTTGTAGCTATTGATGCTTATAATGCGCTTTATCAATTCCTTACAATAATTCGAGGGGTTTCAGGCGAACCCTTGATGGATACTCATGGAAGAATAACGAGTCATTTAAGTGGTTTACTTTATAGAACATCAAATTTAGTAGAAAAGGGAATAAAACCTGTTTATGTGTTTGATGGTAAGCCTCCAGCATTAAAAGAAGTTGAGTTGAAACGAAGATTAACTATTAAGGAAGAGGCTGTTGTAAAATATGAAGAAGCTGTTAAAAGAGGTGATTTAGAAGAAGCTAGAAAATATGCTCAAATGAGCGCTAAACTTAAGGATGAAATGGTGGAAGATGCTAAACAATTATTAACTCTGCTTGGTATACCTTGGGTTCAAGCTCCTTCTGAAGGTGAAGCTCAAGCTGCTTTTATAGCTGCTAAAGGCGATGCATGGTGTGCTTCAAGTCAAGATTATGATTCTTTATTGTTTGGCGCTCCTAGATTAGTTAGAAATTTAACTATAAGCGGTAAAAGAAAGCTTCCTAAAAAAAATGTTTACATTGAGGTTGAGCTTGAACTTATTGAGTTAGATAAAATTTTGAAGGAGCTTGAGTTAACAAGAGAACAATTAATTGATTTAGCGATATTGATAGGAACTGATTATAACCCTGAAGGTGTAAAAGGTATAGGACCTAAAACAGCTTTGAAACTTATTAAGCAATATAAAAAACTTGAAGTGATTAAAATTGAAGGTCTTCCAGAAAACTTTCTTGAAATTAGAAAAATCTTTTTAAAACCTAAAGTTGAAGAGAATTACTCTTTAAAATGGAGTAAACCAAATGTAGATGGTGTAATTCAATTTTTATGTAATGAAAGAGATTTTTCTGAAAGTCGAGTTAAAACAGCTCTTGAAAAAATGCTTTCAGGATTAAGCCAAGAAAAAAGAACTTTAGAATCATTTTTTGGATAA
- a CDS encoding radical SAM protein yields the protein MKIIEVKCVSGLVLSKLPGLRYCLNPYLGCEHACKYCYVPSMLNNEEALNWGKIIKPKINLPEVLTKEVKRKQKGVVGVSTSTDPYQPLEKKYNLTRKSLEILKKEGFPISIQTKSDLILRDLDLISPNLFDVGVTITTLNQELAEKLEPKASKPDARVQILEECSLRKIQTWLFYGPIIPEINDDYETIISIIKLAKKTKSKIIYDRLNPKNLVLESLKPFLECWNPILFERFLTLVNSEIKWNEIFTKIESLCYKFNVQVEPAFPKKIKLTQYF from the coding sequence TTGAAAATTATCGAAGTTAAATGTGTTTCAGGATTAGTTTTAAGTAAGCTTCCTGGATTGCGTTATTGTTTAAACCCATATTTAGGTTGCGAGCATGCATGTAAATATTGTTATGTTCCATCAATGTTAAATAATGAAGAAGCATTAAATTGGGGAAAAATAATTAAACCAAAAATAAATCTTCCTGAAGTTTTAACTAAAGAAGTTAAGAGAAAACAAAAAGGAGTTGTAGGTGTAAGTACATCAACAGACCCATATCAACCTTTAGAGAAAAAGTATAATTTAACAAGAAAAAGCTTAGAGATTCTTAAAAAAGAAGGGTTCCCTATTTCTATTCAAACTAAATCAGATTTAATCCTCCGGGATTTAGATTTAATTTCTCCAAATTTATTTGATGTAGGAGTTACAATAACTACTTTAAATCAAGAGTTGGCAGAGAAACTTGAACCTAAAGCTTCAAAACCTGATGCAAGAGTTCAAATTCTTGAAGAATGTTCCTTACGAAAAATTCAAACATGGCTCTTTTATGGTCCAATAATACCTGAAATTAATGATGATTATGAAACAATTATAAGTATAATTAAGTTAGCTAAAAAAACAAAAAGCAAAATAATTTATGATAGGTTAAATCCTAAAAATTTGGTTTTAGAATCTTTAAAACCTTTTCTTGAATGTTGGAACCCTATACTTTTTGAAAGATTTCTAACTTTAGTTAATTCAGAAATAAAATGGAATGAAATATTTACTAAAATTGAATCTTTATGTTATAAATTTAATGTTCAAGTTGAACCAGCATTTCCTAAAAAAATTAAATTAACCCAGTATTTTTAA
- a CDS encoding ribonucleotide reductase: protein MTINKIRKRDGRIVDFDSKRIKDAVHRAFIAVKLEDGEKAEEVTEEVVKLLEEKFKDKIPSVEDAQDLVIEVLKRKGYSEVAEEYQSYRERKKEIRELRKVLGFPEPKLTVNALEVLKTRYLLRNEFGEIIETPSQMFMRVAKAISKADAIYGEEPKKSEEIFYNMMAKLEFLPNSPTLFNAGTSLGQLSACFVLPIEDSLKSIFKAVMDMALIEQSGGGVGFNFSKLRPKGDIVKSTKGVASGPVSFMRIFDVVTDVIKAGGRRRGAMMGVLRIDHPDIIEFITAKQTPGVLSNFNISVAIPDEFMEKLENNEEYWLINPRNKEKIKKLKAKNVWSLITESAWKSGDPGVIFIDEINRHNPTPQVGEIEATNPCLPPYVWIMTEEGPKQIKDLVKKKFIAIVNGEKWNSSFEGFFPTGINPVYKLLTKEGFELYSTKNHLVMKIEEDNIKFKWVKVEELKKNDKILLNNHGTLDFWEGPYSFDEGYFVGSFIAKNMFKNGNDSTSCINASNSNSSLTLLNLTSKLLENLFILESTSSSFHKGFIASLFDINGFVESKKREIKVVTKQTNIEIVKMLQRMLLRFGIYSKIYFKKPKPLSLKKQGFYELVISSKESILNFYKKISFKNLEKRKKIEKIINVLKMENSQKYFTATVEKVVFNSFELTYDVKIPGLNAFDANGFYVHNCGEQPLLPYESCNLGSINLSRMVEDGKINWDKLKETVRNAVHFLDNVIDVNMFPLKEIEEMTKANRKIGLGVMGFADMLIKLGVPYNSEEALNIAEKVMKFITEEARKKSVELGEERGSFPNFDKSIWKDEYSAMRNATVTTIAPTGSISIIAGCSSGIEPLFAVSFIRKVLDGKRLFEINPLFELIAKQKGFYNAKLLEEIAKTGSVQNIDGIPDEVKKIFVTALDISPEWHVKMQAAFQKYTDNAVSKTVNLPYNATVNDIKNIFELAWKLKCKGVTVFRYGSKPEQVLYIGEVKTRERKFITAEAEYSGGCPSKTCPFP, encoded by the coding sequence ATGACAATTAATAAAATTAGAAAAAGAGACGGGAGAATAGTAGATTTTGATTCTAAAAGAATTAAAGATGCTGTTCATAGAGCTTTTATTGCTGTTAAGCTTGAAGATGGAGAGAAAGCTGAAGAAGTAACTGAGGAAGTTGTTAAACTTTTAGAAGAAAAATTTAAGGATAAAATTCCATCTGTTGAAGACGCTCAGGATTTAGTTATAGAAGTTTTAAAAAGAAAAGGTTACAGTGAAGTTGCTGAAGAATATCAATCCTATAGAGAAAGAAAGAAAGAGATAAGAGAATTAAGAAAAGTACTTGGTTTTCCTGAACCAAAATTAACGGTTAATGCATTAGAAGTTTTAAAAACGAGATACTTATTAAGAAATGAGTTTGGAGAAATAATTGAGACTCCAAGTCAAATGTTCATGAGGGTTGCTAAAGCAATTTCAAAAGCTGACGCAATTTATGGAGAAGAACCGAAAAAAAGTGAAGAAATATTTTATAATATGATGGCTAAACTTGAATTTCTTCCTAATTCGCCTACACTCTTTAATGCTGGGACAAGTTTAGGACAGTTATCAGCATGCTTTGTTTTACCTATTGAAGACTCCTTAAAAAGCATATTTAAAGCTGTAATGGATATGGCTTTAATTGAACAAAGTGGTGGTGGAGTAGGATTTAATTTTTCAAAACTTAGACCTAAGGGTGATATTGTAAAATCAACTAAAGGCGTGGCTTCTGGACCTGTAAGTTTTATGAGAATTTTTGATGTTGTTACAGATGTGATAAAAGCAGGAGGGAGAAGAAGAGGAGCAATGATGGGCGTATTAAGAATTGACCATCCAGACATTATTGAATTTATAACTGCAAAACAAACTCCGGGTGTTCTATCAAACTTTAATATTTCAGTTGCAATCCCAGATGAATTCATGGAAAAACTTGAAAATAATGAAGAATATTGGTTGATTAACCCTAGAAATAAGGAAAAAATAAAGAAACTAAAAGCAAAAAACGTTTGGAGTTTAATCACTGAATCAGCATGGAAAAGTGGAGATCCAGGAGTAATATTTATTGATGAAATTAACAGGCATAACCCAACACCACAAGTTGGAGAAATTGAAGCAACTAATCCATGTCTTCCGCCTTATGTATGGATTATGACGGAGGAAGGCCCAAAACAAATAAAAGATTTAGTAAAGAAAAAATTTATTGCAATTGTTAATGGAGAAAAATGGAATTCAAGCTTTGAAGGCTTCTTTCCTACAGGTATAAACCCGGTTTATAAATTATTAACTAAAGAAGGTTTTGAGCTTTATTCAACTAAAAACCATCTAGTAATGAAGATTGAAGAAGACAATATTAAATTTAAATGGGTAAAAGTTGAAGAATTAAAAAAGAATGATAAAATTCTTTTGAATAATCATGGGACTTTAGATTTTTGGGAAGGCCCTTATTCCTTTGATGAAGGATATTTTGTAGGTTCATTTATTGCAAAAAACATGTTTAAAAACGGTAATGACTCTACAAGTTGCATAAATGCCTCTAATTCTAACTCATCTTTAACTCTTTTAAATTTAACAAGTAAGTTGCTTGAAAATCTATTTATTTTAGAAAGCACATCTTCAAGTTTTCATAAAGGTTTTATTGCAAGCTTATTTGATATAAATGGGTTTGTTGAAAGTAAAAAAAGAGAGATTAAAGTTGTGACTAAACAAACAAATATTGAAATAGTTAAGATGCTTCAACGAATGCTTCTTAGATTCGGAATTTACTCTAAAATTTACTTTAAAAAACCTAAACCTTTATCGTTAAAAAAGCAAGGGTTCTATGAATTGGTGATTTCCTCAAAAGAAAGTATCTTAAACTTTTATAAAAAAATAAGTTTTAAAAATTTGGAGAAAAGAAAAAAAATTGAAAAAATAATAAATGTTTTAAAGATGGAAAATTCACAAAAGTATTTTACAGCTACTGTTGAAAAAGTGGTTTTTAACAGTTTTGAATTAACTTACGATGTTAAAATTCCCGGCTTAAACGCTTTTGATGCTAACGGCTTTTATGTTCATAACTGTGGAGAACAACCGTTACTTCCATATGAATCATGTAATTTAGGTTCGATAAACCTTTCAAGAATGGTTGAAGATGGAAAAATAAACTGGGATAAACTTAAAGAAACTGTTAGAAATGCTGTGCATTTTCTTGATAATGTAATTGATGTGAATATGTTTCCACTTAAAGAGATAGAGGAAATGACTAAAGCTAATAGAAAAATAGGTTTAGGTGTTATGGGATTTGCAGATATGCTTATAAAGCTTGGAGTTCCATACAACTCTGAAGAAGCGTTAAATATTGCTGAAAAAGTTATGAAGTTTATAACTGAAGAAGCTAGAAAGAAATCTGTGGAACTGGGTGAAGAAAGAGGTTCATTTCCAAACTTTGATAAAAGCATTTGGAAAGATGAGTACTCAGCTATGAGAAACGCAACAGTAACTACTATAGCTCCTACAGGAAGTATAAGCATAATTGCTGGATGCTCATCTGGAATAGAACCTTTATTTGCAGTTTCATTTATACGAAAAGTTTTAGATGGAAAAAGACTTTTTGAAATAAATCCCTTATTTGAGTTAATAGCAAAGCAAAAAGGCTTTTATAATGCTAAACTTCTTGAAGAAATAGCTAAAACAGGTTCTGTTCAAAATATTGATGGAATACCTGATGAAGTAAAGAAAATTTTTGTTACAGCTTTAGATATTTCTCCTGAATGGCATGTGAAAATGCAAGCTGCTTTTCAAAAATATACAGATAATGCTGTTTCAAAAACAGTTAATTTACCATACAATGCTACTGTAAATGATATTAAAAATATTTTTGAATTAGCATGGAAACTTAAGTGTAAAGGAGTAACAGTATTTAGGTATGGAAGTAAACCAGAGCAAGTTTTATATATAGGAGAAGTAAAAACGCGAGAAAGAAAGTTTATTACTGCAGAAGCAGAGTATTCTGGAGGTTGCCCCTCAAAAACATGCCCATTTCCATGA
- a CDS encoding DUF1610 domain-containing protein, whose translation MPKCNWCGRLILPGEAATKFPCPSCGEIIIWRCKKCRGFGRPYKCPKCGFIGP comes from the coding sequence ATGCCTAAATGTAATTGGTGCGGAAGGTTAATTCTTCCAGGTGAAGCAGCTACAAAATTTCCTTGCCCAAGTTGTGGAGAAATAATTATTTGGCGTTGTAAAAAATGTAGAGGTTTTGGAAGACCTTATAAATGCCCTAAATGCGGTTTTATAGGACCATAA
- a CDS encoding elongation factor 1-beta yields the protein MAKVLTSIKIFPSSPEVDLSKLKSEIKSKLPNEASIVKFDEEPIAFGLIALIVHITIPENKPEKINEVEDILKAIKDVSEIQILSSTRI from the coding sequence ATGGCGAAAGTTTTAACTTCAATTAAAATTTTTCCTTCAAGCCCTGAAGTGGATTTATCAAAATTAAAGAGTGAAATTAAAAGTAAACTCCCAAATGAAGCTTCAATAGTTAAATTCGATGAAGAACCTATAGCTTTTGGTTTAATTGCCTTAATTGTTCATATAACAATTCCAGAAAACAAACCTGAAAAAATTAATGAAGTTGAAGATATTTTAAAAGCGATAAAAGATGTAAGCGAAATTCAAATTTTAAGTTCAACCAGAATCTAG
- a CDS encoding CDC48 family AAA ATPase: MGDGGKKPLVKDVQLRVVDAKQRDVGHGKVRIDSETMKLLGITPGDFVEIRGKRTTVAVAWPAYSEDEAQGIIRMDGLVRRNAGVAINEYVSVSKADVKEAKSIVFAPTDVRLSVDQEFIDFVRRRFMDTAFMEGDVVMLSIFGSAIPLVVTRVRPRGPVKLVEATHVQVLSEPAPERKGIPMVTYEDIGGLHEEVQRIREMVELPLRHPELFQRLGIEPPRGVFLYGPPGCGKTLLAKAVANESEANFYVISGPEIMSKFYGESEARLREIFQKAQETAPSIIFIDELDAIAPKREEVTGEVERRVVAQLLALMDGIGSRGNIIVIGATNRPNAIDPALRRPGRFDREIEIGVPDKKGRLEILQIHTRNMPLAEDVNLKKLAEVTHGYTGADIAALCREAAMKALRRYLPEINLEEERIPPQILEKMVVKMEDFMNAYKEITPTAMREIYVEVPTVRWKDVGGLEKVKAELTEAIEWPLKRPNALKRLGIKPPKGILLYGPPGCGKTLLAKAVANESEANFISIKGPEIFSKWVGESEKAIREVFRKGRTAAPSIIFFDEIDAIAPRRGLGYADSGVTERVISQLLTELDGIESLENVIVMGATNRPDMLDPAILRPGRFDKLIYVPAPDEHTLLQIYKIHTRDIPLAKDVDLAHLAKISIGYSGADIAALCREAAMNALRRNPNAKEVTLEDFKAAMNEVKPSITPDMETWYQNFIKRLRREKATTPVAIT; encoded by the coding sequence ATGGGAGATGGGGGCAAGAAACCTTTGGTGAAAGATGTTCAACTTAGAGTTGTTGATGCTAAACAAAGAGATGTAGGACATGGAAAAGTTAGAATAGATTCTGAAACTATGAAGTTGCTTGGGATTACTCCAGGTGATTTTGTTGAAATTAGAGGTAAAAGAACTACAGTTGCTGTAGCTTGGCCAGCTTACTCTGAGGATGAAGCCCAAGGAATAATCAGAATGGATGGTTTAGTTAGAAGAAACGCTGGAGTAGCTATAAATGAGTATGTTTCAGTAAGCAAAGCGGATGTTAAAGAAGCTAAAAGCATAGTTTTCGCTCCAACAGATGTTCGTTTAAGCGTTGATCAAGAATTTATAGATTTTGTTAGACGAAGATTCATGGATACAGCATTCATGGAAGGGGATGTAGTTATGCTTTCAATATTTGGAAGCGCAATTCCGCTTGTTGTCACTAGAGTTAGACCGAGGGGACCTGTAAAGCTTGTTGAAGCAACCCATGTTCAAGTTTTAAGCGAACCTGCACCAGAAAGAAAAGGAATACCGATGGTAACTTATGAAGATATAGGTGGGCTACATGAAGAAGTTCAAAGAATAAGAGAAATGGTTGAATTACCTTTAAGACACCCTGAACTCTTTCAAAGACTTGGTATAGAACCTCCTAGAGGAGTTTTCCTTTATGGTCCTCCTGGTTGTGGAAAAACTTTATTAGCTAAAGCTGTAGCAAATGAAAGCGAAGCAAACTTTTACGTAATTTCCGGTCCTGAGATTATGAGTAAGTTTTATGGTGAGTCTGAAGCTAGGCTTAGAGAAATATTTCAAAAAGCCCAGGAAACAGCGCCTAGTATTATTTTTATTGATGAGTTGGATGCTATTGCTCCTAAAAGGGAGGAGGTTACTGGAGAAGTTGAAAGGAGAGTTGTTGCTCAACTTTTAGCTTTAATGGATGGGATAGGATCTAGAGGAAACATCATTGTTATAGGTGCTACTAATAGACCTAATGCTATTGATCCAGCATTAAGAAGACCAGGAAGATTCGATAGAGAAATAGAAATAGGAGTACCAGATAAAAAAGGAAGGTTAGAGATTCTTCAAATTCATACACGAAATATGCCTTTAGCTGAAGATGTAAATTTAAAGAAACTGGCTGAAGTTACACATGGATATACAGGTGCTGATATAGCAGCTTTATGTAGAGAAGCAGCTATGAAGGCTTTAAGAAGGTATCTTCCAGAAATAAATCTAGAAGAAGAAAGAATCCCACCTCAAATTCTAGAAAAAATGGTTGTTAAAATGGAAGATTTTATGAATGCATATAAAGAGATAACTCCCACAGCTATGAGAGAAATTTATGTTGAGGTTCCAACAGTTAGATGGAAAGATGTGGGAGGATTAGAAAAAGTTAAAGCTGAATTAACAGAAGCCATTGAATGGCCATTAAAAAGACCTAATGCCCTTAAAAGATTAGGTATTAAACCGCCTAAAGGGATTCTTCTTTATGGTCCTCCTGGTTGTGGAAAAACTTTATTAGCTAAAGCTGTAGCAAATGAAAGCGAAGCAAACTTTATATCAATTAAGGGTCCAGAAATATTTAGTAAATGGGTTGGTGAATCTGAAAAAGCTATTAGAGAAGTATTTAGAAAGGGTAGAACTGCTGCTCCATCAATAATATTCTTTGATGAAATAGACGCTATAGCGCCTAGAAGAGGATTAGGGTATGCAGATTCAGGAGTAACTGAAAGAGTAATAAGTCAACTTTTAACAGAGCTTGATGGAATAGAATCATTAGAAAATGTTATAGTTATGGGTGCTACAAACAGACCGGATATGCTTGATCCAGCTATTTTAAGACCAGGGAGATTCGATAAATTAATTTATGTTCCAGCTCCAGATGAGCATACTTTACTTCAAATATATAAGATTCATACAAGAGATATACCGTTAGCTAAAGATGTGGATTTAGCTCATTTAGCTAAAATCTCAATAGGTTATTCAGGTGCTGATATAGCAGCTTTATGTAGAGAAGCAGCTATGAATGCTTTAAGAAGAAATCCAAACGCTAAAGAGGTTACTTTAGAAGATTTTAAAGCAGCTATGAATGAAGTTAAACCAAGTATAACACCAGATATGGAGACATGGTATCAAAACTTCATTAAAAGATTAAGAAGAGAAAAAGCAACGACACCTGTTGCTATAACTTGA
- a CDS encoding transcriptional repressor has translation MNKIWPSTPLTLFIIETLEKKKSMIDKDELLKEVKEKYGEISFKELNNALLKLEILGLIKVSRLMKGKRVVELAKTS, from the coding sequence ATGAATAAAATTTGGCCTTCAACACCCTTAACATTATTTATAATTGAAACTTTAGAAAAAAAGAAATCTATGATAGATAAAGATGAGCTTTTAAAAGAAGTTAAAGAAAAATATGGGGAAATAAGCTTTAAAGAATTAAATAATGCTTTACTAAAACTTGAAATTTTAGGATTAATAAAAGTTTCAAGATTAATGAAAGGAAAGAGAGTGGTAGAGTTAGCTAAAACTTCATAA
- a CDS encoding NAD(P)/FAD-dependent oxidoreductase — MDERIDLVIVGAGPCGSFSALIASKLGFKVKVYEEHSKPGIPEHCPGHVSIEGLKKLNLLLPKKIIENEIKGIKIYSPNGLNLTFEEEKPTIYVINRRLFDEWLYEQAKKFNATYVFNSTIRKISFNNNGEITVEASFRNREKERIQCRFLVDAEGCSGFLARKIGLINNGRRFVCGVHAIIEGVKDLNRDLAEVYLGRKFSPGFFAWIIPKGNGEAKIGLAAEKRNPIHLLKLFLKKHSLTSRKLSNVKILSLTAHPIPINGPIKKFSYKNFLVIGDAASQVKPTTGGGLITGFISSKIAIQTIYKSRSNTNVGKEYQAEWNKTLGLNFLFMRQARRFLNILSDEALNRIFKIGKKIGIEEVPLTRSLDFQMNLFKFLLRWNFLLKLVKSFF; from the coding sequence TTGGATGAAAGAATTGATTTAGTTATTGTAGGAGCGGGTCCATGCGGCTCTTTCTCAGCTTTAATAGCTTCAAAATTAGGTTTTAAAGTTAAGGTTTATGAAGAACATTCGAAACCTGGTATTCCAGAGCATTGTCCAGGACATGTAAGTATTGAAGGATTAAAAAAATTAAATTTGCTTCTTCCAAAAAAAATAATTGAAAATGAAATTAAAGGAATAAAAATTTATTCCCCAAATGGCTTAAACTTAACTTTTGAAGAAGAAAAACCAACTATTTATGTTATTAATAGAAGATTGTTTGATGAATGGCTTTATGAACAGGCTAAAAAATTTAATGCAACATATGTTTTTAATTCTACAATAAGGAAGATAAGTTTTAATAATAACGGTGAAATAACTGTTGAAGCTTCTTTTAGAAACCGTGAAAAAGAGAGAATTCAATGCCGTTTTTTAGTAGATGCTGAAGGTTGCAGCGGGTTTTTAGCAAGAAAAATAGGTTTAATTAATAATGGGAGAAGGTTCGTATGCGGAGTTCACGCAATTATTGAGGGCGTCAAAGATTTAAACAGGGATTTAGCTGAAGTTTACTTAGGAAGAAAATTTTCACCAGGATTTTTTGCATGGATAATCCCTAAAGGTAATGGAGAAGCTAAAATAGGTTTAGCAGCTGAAAAAAGAAATCCAATTCATTTATTAAAGCTTTTTCTTAAAAAACATTCTTTAACCTCCAGAAAACTTAGTAATGTTAAAATTTTAAGTTTAACTGCACATCCAATACCAATTAATGGTCCAATTAAAAAATTTTCTTACAAAAATTTTCTTGTTATTGGAGATGCAGCATCTCAAGTTAAACCAACTACTGGTGGAGGGTTAATTACAGGATTTATAAGTAGCAAAATTGCTATTCAAACAATTTACAAAAGTAGAAGCAATACAAATGTTGGTAAAGAATATCAAGCTGAATGGAATAAAACCTTAGGTTTAAACTTTCTTTTTATGCGTCAAGCTAGACGCTTCTTAAATATTCTTTCAGATGAAGCATTAAACAGAATATTTAAAATTGGAAAAAAAATTGGTATCGAGGAAGTTCCATTAACAAGAAGCTTGGATTTTCAAATGAATTTATTTAAATTTTTATTAAGATGGAATTTTCTATTAAAACTTGTTAAATCTTTTTTTTAA